From the Anguilla anguilla isolate fAngAng1 chromosome 6, fAngAng1.pri, whole genome shotgun sequence genome, one window contains:
- the LOC118229097 gene encoding histidine-rich glycoprotein-like isoform X1, translated as MAKPVAVYLGVSLLSMFAVGVDCLYINGDYRWGAVALAKVRVRKSLTQQHMSHFSIGVKGGGGQSHDTGGHVRFSQPGSIKEQRYPQTYSSTSSRWTQLSQGGMVPPRRHPHEYSYGYRPPQRVSSHSQQYSQRRVFQHAHPDPHRHDVMHSVGTAHRITQNANSPQPPHYHTDPSRISTQNLYQHVDPSRVSPQRHQHPINYNTDQSRVSPVRPYYQNSHGHNIDQSRVFTQNLFQHIDQSRVSPERPHHPHPHHQHPHNHNIDQSRVSPPRPYHHHNIDQSRVSPERPHHHHAHGHNVDQSVVSFQRPQHHHQRHVVQRRVSHTSQRTSQAGWYPSARFTSQVMDSRRDHYGQSH; from the exons ATGGCAAAGCCTGTTGCAGTGTATTTGGG TGTGTCTTTGCTTTCCATGTTTGCTGTTGGTGTGGATTGCTTGTATATTAATGGAG ACTACCGCTGGGGTGCAGTTGCCCTGGCCAAGGTGCGGGTCCGAAAGTCTCTAACGCAGCAGCACATGAGCCATTTCAGCATTGGCGTAAAAGGAGGTGGAGGCCAAAGCCATGACACGGGAGGACATGTGCGGTTCAGTCAGCCTGGCTCCATAAAGGAACAGCGTTACCCCCAGACCTACTCGTCCACTAGCAGTAGATGGACCCAGCTAAGCCAGGGTGGTATGGTGCCCCCCCGTAGGCATCCTCATGAGTATAGCTATGGGTATCGTCCCCCCCAGAGAGTGTCCTCCCACAGCCAGCAGTATTCACAGCGTAGGGTTTTCCAACACGCACATCCCGACCCTCATAGACACGACGTAATGCACAGCGTGGGCACAGCCCACaggattacccagaatgcaaatTCTCCTCAACCACCTCACTATCACACCGACCCGAGTAGGATTTCTACTCAAAACCTCTACCAGCATGTTGACCCGAGTAGGGTTTCCCCTCAAAGACATCAGCACCCCATTAACTATAATACTGACCAGAGTAGGGTTTCTCCTGTAAGACCCTACTATCAAAACTCCCATGGCCACAACATTGACCAGAGTAGGGTTTTTACTCAAAACCTCTTCCAGCACATTGACCAGAGTAGGGTTTCTCCTGAGAGACCccaccatccccacccccatcaccagCATCCCCACAACCACAACATTGACCAGAGTAGGGTTTCTCCTCCAAGGCCCTACCATCACCACAACATTGACCAGAGTAGGGTTTCTCCCGAAAGACCCCACCATCACCACGCCCATGGCCACAACGTTGACCAGAGTGTGGTTTCTTTTCAAAGgccccagcaccaccaccagcgGCACGTTGTCCAGCGACGGGTTTCTCACACCAGCCAGCGGACTTCCCAAGCCGGGTGGTATCCCTCGGCCCGGTTCACCTCTCAGGTGATGGATTCCAGGAGAGACCACTACGGCCAGTCCCACTGA
- the LOC118229097 gene encoding uncharacterized protein LOC118229097 isoform X2: MAKPVAVYLGVSLLSMFAVGVDCLYINGDYRWGAVALAKVRVRKSLTQQHMSHFSIGVKGGGGQSHDTGGHVRFSQPGSIKEQRYPQTYSSTSSRWTQLSQGGPSTTTSGTLSSDGFLTPASGLPKPGGIPRPGSPLR; the protein is encoded by the exons ATGGCAAAGCCTGTTGCAGTGTATTTGGG TGTGTCTTTGCTTTCCATGTTTGCTGTTGGTGTGGATTGCTTGTATATTAATGGAG ACTACCGCTGGGGTGCAGTTGCCCTGGCCAAGGTGCGGGTCCGAAAGTCTCTAACGCAGCAGCACATGAGCCATTTCAGCATTGGCGTAAAAGGAGGTGGAGGCCAAAGCCATGACACGGGAGGACATGTGCGGTTCAGTCAGCCTGGCTCCATAAAGGAACAGCGTTACCCCCAGACCTACTCGTCCACTAGCAGTAGATGGACCCAGCTAAGCCAGGGTG gccccagcaccaccaccagcgGCACGTTGTCCAGCGACGGGTTTCTCACACCAGCCAGCGGACTTCCCAAGCCGGGTGGTATCCCTCGGCCCGGTTCACCTCTCAGGTGA